One Prunus dulcis chromosome 8, ALMONDv2, whole genome shotgun sequence DNA window includes the following coding sequences:
- the LOC117636631 gene encoding F-box protein SKIP23, which produces MADWSQLPKELLEEIAKRLESPFYLLRFRSVCCSWRSSVSSRPRRLPGRFPFLTNHGICDTTLGFHLSQRTVFLMGLPNFRNQTNPDCWLVKIEEDVPGRMHLLNPLSRFQLKPLPESFPKVLDLSKFWVFELGGEYVLHYVHFRPFVNGNSFGDAGNLYMEKVVFMFLGSESNDFVLLTIHVSGKLAMFKSEDKRWTIIHDMPSPYDDVILFKGQFYAVDGTGRTVIVGLHSNLNVVANPVFGGDKKFLVESSGELLVVDMYLSMAPETDLDVDDEIIQLQFNGCLTERTVRFKVFKLDREGKRLVELKSLGDRVLFLGDDCTFSASASELSGCKGNCIFFTDNFFYTSGEDEGVFKGRDIGVFDLDDGSIAPLSDYPEYSKLFWPPPDWIAPTQVQSQFEELAL; this is translated from the exons ATGGCCGATTGGTCTCAACTCCCCAAGGAGCTCCTAGAGGAGATCGCTAAGCGCCTAGAGAGCCCCTTCTATCTGCTCCGTTTCCGATCCGTTTGCTGCTCATGGCGGTCTTCAGTCTCTTCCAGACCTCGCCGTTTACCAGGTCGGTTTCCGTTCCTCACAAACCATGGCATCTGCGACACCACCTTAGGTTTCCACCTCTCGCAGCGCACCGTATTCCTCATGGGGTTGCCTAATTTCCGCAACCAAACAAACCCAGATTGCTGGCTGGTCAAGATCGAAGAAGACGTGCCTGGGAGAATGCATTTGCTGAACCCACTCTCGCGGTTTCAGCTGAAGCCTCTGCCTGAATCTTTCCCAAAGGTATTGGATTTATCcaagttttgggtttttgagtTGGGTGGAGAATATGTTCTTCACTATGTGCATTTTAGGCCTTTTGTTAATGGTAACTCTTTTGGTGATGCTGGCAATTTGTACATGGAAAAGGtggtttttatgtttttgggtTCCGAAAGCAATGATTTTGTGTTGCTTACCATTCACGTGTCTGGGAAATTAGCTATGTTTAAGTCTGAGGATAAGAGGTGGACTATAATTCACGATATGCCTTCGCCTTATGATGATGTTATACTGTTTAAAGGACAATTTTATGCCGTTGATGGCACGGGACGTACTGTGATCGTCGGTTTGCACTCAAATCTGAATGTAGTTGCAAATCCTGTGTTTGGTGGTGATAAGAAGTTCTTGGTTGAGTCAAGTGGTGAATTGTTGGTGGTTGATATGTATTTGAGCATGGCTCCAGAAACCGATTTGGATGTTGATGATGAAATCATCCAATTGCAATTCAATGGTTGTTTGACTGAAAGAACAGTTAGGTTCAAGGTTTTTAAGTTGGATAGAGAGGGGAAGAGATTGGTCGAATTGAAAAGCTTGGGGGATAGGGTGTTGTTTTTGGGGGATGATTGCACCTTTTCTGCCTCGGCTTCAGAGTTATCTGGTTGTAAAGGgaattgtatattttttacaGATAATTTCTTCTATACAAGTGGTGAAGATGAAGGCGTGTTCAAGGGCCGTGATATAGGTGTGTTTGACTTGGATGATGGTAGTATTGCACCTTTATCTGATTATCCAGAGTATTCAAAGCTGTTTTGGCCACCCCCTGACTGGATTGCACCAACACAA GTGCAAAGTCAGTTTGAAGAATTGGCTTTGTGA